The genomic DNA ACGATGCGGCCGGCGGGCTGGTCGCTCTGACCGCGCGGTGCCGGCTGCCGGGTGCTCAGGGGAGCAGGGCGCTGGTGACCCAGCCCGGGAGGCGGTCGAGGTGGCGGCCCGGGGTGCGGCGGTGGTGCAGGAACTCGCGCGGGGTGCCGCCGGTCAGGGCGCGGAACTCGCGGTTGAGGTGGGCCTGGTCGTAGAAGCCGCAGGCGGTGGAAGCGGTGCTGAGCGGGTGCCCGGCGGTGAGCATCCGCAGGGTGCGGGCGAGGCGGGTGACGCGGGCGGCCGACTTCGGGGTGAGGCCGATGTGTTCGGCGAAGCGCAGCTCCAGGCTGCGGGGGCTCCAGCCGACCTCGTGGGCGAGGGCGGCGACGGTGGTCGGCGTGGTGCCGCGCAGCAGGTGGCGCCAGGCGGCGCGCAGTTGCGGGGCGGGTTCCGGGCCGGCGGCGCGCAGGCGCAGCAGGTGGCGGTCGAGCAGGGTGAACCGGGCCTGGCTGGTGGGGAGTTCGGCGAGCTGTTCCTCCAGGTGCCGCCACCTGCGGCCGAGCAGCTGGTCCAGTTCGACCTGGCGGTCGCGCAGTTCGCCCAGGTGGACGCCGAGCACGGTGCGGGCGAACCAGGAGGTCAGGTTGACCTCGATGCCGCGCATCACGCCGTTGTGCTCGCCGATCACGGCGCGGGTGCGCGGGCCGACCGCGAAGGAGTCGGCGGAGCTCCAGTCGCCGCTCTCGCCGGGCCGGCCGATCCGCAGCGTGCCCCGGCCGAGGTTGGCGACCAGGGTGACCGCGCCGACGGGCACCTCCAGGCGTCGCTGCACCCGGTCGAGGGTGAGGTCGAAGGCCCGGTAGCCGAGCACCGCGTCCGCGAGCGCCGGACCGGGCCTGCCGCGGACCAGCCGCCAGTCGGTGTTCATGTGTGTTCTCCCCTGGGGTCGCGGGTCGGGGCCCGGCGACGGGTCAGAGCTATCACCGACCCGCCGGTACGACCAGGGCATGCCGACATGTGGAGCTCGGCCGTCCGGGTCGGCCGGGTGTGGCCCGCGTCACATCCGGTTATTAGATCTACCGTCAATAGTGTCGGCGGGGCTAACCTCCGACCACGCCGCACCTCCGGCGCCAATCCCCCACCCTCGGCCCTCCTCGGAGGAGACCCATGCCATCCGCACCCCCCGCGCCCGCGGTCCCGCACGTGAAGGTCGCCGTCATCGGCTCCGGCTTCGGCGGCCTCGGCGCCGGCGTCCGGCTGCGCCGGGCGGGCATCACCGACTTCGTGATCCTGGAGCGCGCCGACGCCGTCGGCGGCACCTGGCGCGACAACAGCTACCCCGGCTGCGCCTGCGACGTCCCCTCCCACCTGTACTCCTTCTCCTTCGCACCCAACCCCGACTGGCCGCGCAGCTTCTCCGGCCAGCCGCACATCCGCGCCTACCTGGAGAAGGTCGCCACCGACTTCGGCCTCCGCCCGCACCTGCGCTTCAACGCCGAGGTGACGGAAGCCCGTTGGGACAACGCCACGGCCCGCTGGCAGATCACCACCGCCGCCGGGCGGTGGACCGCGGAGGCGCTGGTCTCGGCGACCGGCCCGCTCGCCGACCCGCAGATCCCCGCCCTGCCCGGCCTCGACGCCTTCCCCGGCAAGGTCTTCCACTCCTCCCGCTGGGACCACGACTACGACCTCGCCGGCAAGCGGGTCGCCGTGGTCGGCACCGGCGCCTCGGCGATCCAGATCGTCCCCAACATCCAGCCGGAGGTCGGGAAGCTCACCGTCTTCCAGCGCACCCCCGCCTGGGTCCTGCCGCGCGCCGACCGGCGGATCCCGGCCGTCGAACGGGCCCTGCACCGGGCGCTGCCCTTCACCCGGACGCTGCGCCGCGGGATCCTGTTCGGCGTCCGCGAGCTCCAGGTCGACGCCTTCGTCCGCCGGCCCCGCCTGCTCGCCGCCGTCCAGCAGATCGCCGAGTGGCACATCGGACGGTCCGTCAAGGACCCTGCCCTGAAGACGAAGCTGACCCCGGACTACCGGATCGGCTGCAAGCGGATCCTGATCAGCAACGACTACTACCCGGCGCTCGCCGCCGCCAACACCGAGGTGGTCGCGGCCGGACTGCGCGAGGTGCGCGGCTCCACCCTGGTGGCCACCGACGGCACCGAGCACGAGGTCGACGCGATCGTCTTCGGCACCGGCTTCCACGTCACCGACATGCCGATCGGAAGCCGGATCACCGGCGCCGCCGGGCGCAGCCTCGCCGAGGAGTGGAAGGACGGCATGACGGCGCTGCGCGGCACCACCGTGCACGGCTTCCCCAACCTGTTCCTGGTGATCGGCCCCAACACCGGTCTCGGCAACAGCTCGATGATCCTCATGATCGAGTCCCAACTGAACTACATCATCGACGCGTTGACACGCCTGGACGGGCTCGGCGCGGCCGCCCTGCACCCCACGCCCGACGCCCAGCGCAGCTGGACCGAGGACGTCCAGCGCCGGATGCGCACCACCGTCTGGGAGACCGGCGGCTGCACCAGCTGGTACCAGGACGCCCAGGGCCGCAACACCACCGTCTGGCCCGGCACCACCGGCCACTTCCGCCGCGCCACCCGCCGGATCGACCCCGCCGAGTACGAGCTGGTGCCGCACCCCGCCGCGGTGCCCGCCCAGGCCGAGGCCCGAGCCCAGGAGGTCGGCGCATGAGCACCACCCAGCTGCGCAGCGCCGCCGGGACGCGGCTGCACGTCGAGACTTCCGGACCGCAGGACGCGCCGACGGTCGTCCTGGTACACGGCTGGGCCTGCTCGACCGGGTTCTGGGCGCCGGTCGTCCAGCGGCTCGCCCAGGACCACCGCGTGGTCGCGTACGACCAGCGCGGCCACGGCCGCAGCGAGGCCGCGCCCAGCGCCGCCGGCTGCTCCACCGACGCCCTCGCCGACGACCTGGTGACCGTGCTCGGCGCCACCGTGCCGGCCGGACAGCGGGCCGTGATCGCCGGACACAGCATGGGCGGCATGACGCTGATGGCCGCCGCCGACCGGCCCGAACTGCGCGAGAAGGCCGCGGCCCTGCTGCTCGCCTCCACCGGCAGCGGCAACCTGGCCGCCGAGGCCCGCGTCCTGCCGGTGCCGGGCCGCGCCGCGCGGCGCGCCGCGCACCGGGCGCTGCTCACGGCCGCGCTGCCGCTCGGCCCGGTCAACGCCGCCAGCCGTGCCCTGGTCAAGTACGCGGTCATGGGTCCGGGCGCCGCGCCGGCTGAGGTCGAGCAGTGCGCGCGGATCGTGCACGGCACCGCCCGGGTGCCCCGCTCGCACTGGGGCCGGGTCCTGGCCGGCCTCGAACTCGACCGCAACGTACCGAAGTTGGACGTCCCCACCAGCGTGCTCTACGGCACCCGCGACCGGATGACCCCGCCCCCGCACGCCCACCGCCTGCACGCCGCGCTGCCGCGACCCGAGCGCCTGGTCGAACTCCCCTCGATCGGCCACATGTCGCCGGTGGAGAGCCCCGACGCCGTCGCCGCCGAGATCCGCCGCCTGGTGGCGGACCACCTCACCGCACCCCACCGTCCCACCGCCGCCGCCCCCACCCGGCCGCGGTCCGAGCAGGGGAGAGCCGCCCGATGACCCGCACCCCGCCGCTGTCCGACCAGGTCGCCGTCGTCACCGGAGCCGCCCGCGGCGTCGGCGCACTGCTCGCCCAGCGCCTCGCCGCCCGCGGCGCCAAGGTCGCCCTGGTCGGCCTGGAGCCGGACGAACTCGCCACCGTCGCCAGGACCTGCGGGCCCGACGCCACCAGCTGGGAGGCCGACGTCACCGACCTGGAGACGCTCGCCGCCGTCGCCGACGCGATCCGCGCGCACTACGGCCGGATCGACACCGTCGTGGCCAACGCCGGCATCGCCCTCGGCGGCCCGCTGCTGGACGCCGACCACCGGATGTTCAGCCGGGTGATCGAGGTCAACCTGCTCGGCTCCGTCGCCACCGCACGGGCCTTCCTGCCCGCCCTGATCGACAGCGGCGGCTACCTGCTGCAGGTCGCCTCGCTCGCCGCGCTCACCCCCGCCCCGCTGATGACCGCCTACTGCGCCTCCAAGGCCGGCGTCGAGTCGTTCGCCCACGCGCTGCGCGCCGAGACGGGCCACAAGGGCGTCAAGGTCGGCGTCGGGTACCTCAGTTGGACCGACACCGACATGGTCCGCGGCGCCGACCGGGACGAGGTGCTGCGCGAGATGCGGGCCCGGCTGCCGTGGCCCGCCAACAAGACCTACCCGCTGGAGCCGGCCGTCGAGCGGATCGTCGCCGGCATCGCGCGGCGCTCCCCGCACGTCTACGCCCAGTGGTGGCTGCGCGGCATGCAGGCCGTCCGCGGCGCGGTCCCCGGCGTGCTCGGGCGGCTCGGCCCGCGCGAGGTCGCGCGCCTCGAACCCCGGCTCGCCGCGACCGCCGCCGACCGGCTGCGGCCGGTCGGCGCGGGCGGAGCGGCCGGTGCGGGCGGCAGCGCCGTCGGCGCCGCGACGGACGGGAGCGCCTGACCATGCGGCACCTGCTGGCCGCCGCCGGCCCCGCACCGGCCGGCGGCGCCCCGTTCACCCAGATCCTGGTCGTCTTCGGCGTGACGATGCTGGTCTTCGCCGCGGTCGCCCACGTCGTGTGGCGCGAGGCCCTCGGCCGCGCCACCCCGGTCGGCAAGCTGGCCGACCGGCTGGCCGCGCTCACCGACGTGCCGCGCTGGGCCGCGCTCACCGGGCCGCTGCACCTGCAGTCGATCGTGCTCGCCGGCATCGGCGTCTACTGGGACGTCCCGTACCACTACGACTTCGGCCGCGACGAGGGCCCGCTGGCCAACCCGGCCCACTACTTCATCTTCTTCGGCCTGCTCGGCATGGTCGCCACCGGCGGCTTCGCCATCGCCCTGGCCCGCCGCCCGCTGCCCCGGCGGCCGCTGCGGATCGGGCGCGGCTGGAGGGTCCCGTACGGGGCCGCGCTGATCCTGATCGGCGGACTCTTCGGCTTCGTCGCCTTCCCGATGGACGACGTCTGGCACCGGATGTTCGGCCAGGACGTCACCCTGTGGGGCCCGACCCACGTGCTGCTGCTCGGCGGCGCGCTGTTCGCGCTCTTCGGCTCCTGGCTGCTGTGCGCGGAGGCGCAGCAGGTCGTCGGACGGAAGGGCTTCCTGGTCGGCTACGAACTGGGCACCGCCGCCTGGGTGGTGCTCTGCCTCTCCGCCTACCTGATGGAGTTCGACCTCGGCGGGCCGCAGTTCCCGCTGCTCGCCGACCCGGTGCTGCTCACCGCCTTCGCCGCGATCGCCCTGCCGGCCGCCCGCGCCCGGCTGTTCCGCGGCAGCCTGCTGCTGGTCTGGGCGGTGTACTTCGTGCTGCGGCTGACCATCGGCGGGATCGACCGGCTGCTGGACACCAGCGTGCCGCACATCCCGCTGGTGCTCGGCTCCGCCCTGCTGGTCGAGGCGGTGGCCCTGACCCTGGGCACGGCGCGCCGGACCCGCTTCGCCCTGGTGTCCGGCCTGCTGATCGGCACCGTCGGGGTGCTCGTCGAGGCCGGGTGGACCCGGATCGGCATGCCGCTCGCCTGGCCGGCCGGCCTGCTCGCCACCGCCGTACCGCTGTGCGCGGCCGTCGGCGCCGCCGGAGCGCTCGCCGGGGTGTGGCTCGCCGGACGGCTGGACACCGTCGCCCCCGGCGCGGACCCGGAACCCGCCCGCAGCACACCCGGCCGGACGGCGGCCGCGCTCGGCCTCGCCGCAGTGCTCGCCGCCTGCGCCTGGGTGATCCCGCCGACCGCCGACACGCACGGCACCGCCGCGCTCTCCCTCACCGACGCCGGGCCGGCGACCGGTGACCCCGCGGACCGCGAGGTGAACCTCACCGTCCGCGTCGAGCCCGCCGGACTCGCCGAAGGCGCCGTGTGGTTCAGCGTCTTCTCCTGGCAGGGCGGCGCCATCGAACGGCAGGACCTGCAGCGCATCGGCGACGGCCTGTACCGGACCGAGAAGCCCGTCCGGGCCGGCGGCGCCAAGTGGAAGACGCTGATCCGGCTGCACCGCGGCACCGGCGACCTGGTCGCCGTCCCGGTCTACCTGCCCGCGGACCCGGCCATCCCGGCCGCCGCCGTGCCCGCCGAGGACGGCGCCGTCCGGCCGTTCGTCCGTGAGCAGAGCATCCTCCAGCGCGAGACCCGGCTGGACGTGCCCGGCTGGGCCTGGACCACCGGCTACCTGGCGGTCGCCGTGGTCTTCGCCCTGATGCTGGGTACCACCGTGCTGGTGCTCGCCCGGGCCTCCCGGCCCGCCGCCGCCCGAACCGGCCCCGCGGCCCGTACCGCCTGACACCGAAGGACCCGTCCGCCACCATGCCCAGGACCCCCGCCCGCACCGCCGCCGTCGGCACTGCCGGAGCGCTCACCGCGCTGCTGCTCGCCACCGGATGCGGCACCGCCGCCCCGGCGGCCCCGCCCGCAACCCCGGCGCCTCCGTCCGCTGCCGCCCCGGCGTCGAACGGAACGGGGGCGGCGGACGGGCCCTCGCCGGCCGGCGCGACGGCCGCCCCGGCGGCGTCCCCGACCGACGTGGAGCTGCGGGTGCGGGTGAGCGGCGGGCAGGTCAGCGGCCCGGCCGGGCGGCCCGTGGTGCCGCTCGGCCGGGCCGTGGTGCTCACCGTGGAGGCCGACGTCAGCGACGAGGTGCACGTCCACGGCTACGACCTGCACGGCGACGCCGCCCCCGGCCGGCCGGTGACGATCCGGTTCACCGCAGACATCCCCGGCCGGTTCGAGGTCGAGCTGGAGGAGGCGCACCTGAGCCTGCTGCGCTTCGAGGTCCGGTGACCACGCTCGCCCACGGCCTCGGCGGCCGCTCCGACCTGCCGCTGCCGCTCTGGCTCGCGGTCGGCGGGGCGGCCCTCGCGCTGCTGGCGTCCTTCCTGGTGCTCGGCGCGTTCTGGAGCACCCCCCCGGCTCGGCCGACCGGACGCCGGACGCCCGCTGCCACCGGGCGTGGTCCGCACCCTCGACCACCGGGCGACCCGCACCGCCGGCCGGCTGCTCGGCGGCGCCCTGCTCACCGCGCTGCTCGCCGCCGCCTGGGCCGGGCCCGACGACCCGGCCCGCAACCCGGCACCGACCTGGTGGTACGTCTGGTTCTGGGTCGGCCTGGTACCGCTCACCCTGCTGCTGGGCGCGGGGGCCTGGCGCCGGCTCGACCCGCTGCGCCCGCTCGCCGCCCTGGCGGGGCGGGCCCTGCCGCGCCGTCCGCTGCCGGAGCGGGTCTCGAACCGGCCCGCGCTCGCCGGGCTCTCGGCCTTCCTCTGGCTGGAGCTGGTGTACGACCACTCCGCCTCGCCGCGGGCCGTGGCGGTGTTCGTCACCGGCTACGCGCTGGTCCAGGTCCTCGCCGGCGCCCGGTACGGCCCGGCGTGGTTCGAGCGCGCCGAGGCGTTCGGCGCGTACACCGCGCTGATCGGCGCCGTCTCGCCGCTCGGCCGGCGCGCCGACGGAACTCCCGTGCTGCGCAACCCGCTCGACGGCCTCGCCGGGCTGCCGCGGAGCGGCGCGACCACCCGCGCGGTGGTGCTGCTGCTCGGCTCCACCGCCTTCGACGGCCTCAGCCGCACCCCCCTGTGGTCCGACGCCGTCCAGGGCACCGGCCGGGCCGCGTACCTGCTGCTGGGCACCGCCGGGCTCGCGGGCTCGGTCGGCGCGGTGGCGCTGACGTACCTGCTCGCGGTCCGGCTCAGCCTGCCGTACCTGCGTCGATCGACTGGCCCGTACGCGGAGTTCGGGCACACGCTGGTGCCCGTGATGCTCGGCTACACGGTGGCGCACTACTTCTCGTTCGCGCTGTTCCAGGGGCAGGTTGGGATGCTGCTGGCGGGTGACCCGCTGGGACGCGGCTGGGACCCGTTCGGACTGGCCGGCCGGCGGATCGACTACCTGCTGCTGCCCGCCGGCGGCATCGCGCTGGTCCAGGTCGGCGCGATCGTGGCCGGCCACCTGGTGGGCGTGATCGCCGCGCACGACCGGTCGGTGGCGCTGATGCCGCGCCGGTACGCGCGGACCGGGCAGTACCCGATGCTGGCCGTGATGATCGGCTACACCACCGCCGGGATCGCCCTGCTGGCGGGCGCATGAGCGTCCGACTCGCCCACCAGGGCGGCTGGGACGAGATCAGCGCCGCCGTGCTCGGACCGCTGCTGGTGATCGCCGCGCTGGTCGCGGCCGCGGTCCGGCGCCGCCCGCTCGACGACGCCCGGGACGAGGACCGGGACGAGGACCGGGACGAGGACGAGGAGGATCTGCCGGAGGACGGCTGAAGGCCTCCCGGGCGGCGTCCCGGGAGGCCGGCTCGGCGGGGGTCGGTCAGACCCGGTCGGCCGCGATCAGCACGTACTGGAACGAGCCGTCCTTGTAGGACTCCAGGAACGCCTCCTCGATGCCGGTGACCAGCGAGGAGGTCGCCCGCAGCTCCCAGTACGGGAGGGTGTCCGGGGTCAGGTCGATGACGGCCTGCGGCACCAGGCGGTTGTCGGCCATCGCGCGCAGGTACTCGCGGCGGGAGTGGATGTTGCACTCGAAGTGCGCGTTGATCTGCGACACCCACTTCGAGGGCTGCCCGTACTTCGGGTTCCAGCAGCCGGTGATGGTGACGTAGCGCCCGCCCACCCGCAGCAGGCGGGAGTGCTCGGCGAACAGGTCGTCCAGGTCGACGTACATGCTCGACTCGTTGTTCCACGACGCCGCCATCTGCCCCTTCTCGAAGGGGGTGTCCAGCATGTTGCAGACCTGCGCGCGGACCGAGCCGTCGATGCCCAGCTCGCGCGCCCGCCGGTTGCCGAACTCGGCCTGCTTGGCGGAGAGGGTGACACCCTCGACCTTGCAGCCGAAGCGCTGGTGCGCCATCACCGAGGAGCCGCCGCGGCCGCAGCCGGCGTCCAGCAGGGTGTCGTCGCGGCCGATCGGACCCAGGTGGTCCAGCAGCACCTCGGCCTGGGCGGACTCCAGTCGGTGCAGCTCGGCGACGACCTTCTTCTCGTGCTCGCTGTCCTCCGGGTCGCCGAGGGACGCGTGGTCGACCTCGCCGATGCCGTAGTGGTGGTGGTACAGACCGTCGACGTCGCCGAGGCGAAGGTTGACGGGCCGGGCCTCGTGGTCCCAGTACCGGGCGATGTCGCCCTGGTACGGGGTGGCCGGACCGGGGATGGCAGCGGCGGAGAGGTCGGTCATGGTCATTAAAACGGGCTCCTTGGGATACGGGACGACTTCGGGTTACCAGAAGTCGGGCAGGCTGTAGCGGAACGTGTTGGTCTGGTGCCAGTAGTGGTTGCCGTCCACCCAGGTCGCCACGCCGCGCAGGAAGCGCAGCACCACCGGGAGGGGAGTGGCGGCGGCCAGTTGGGCGGCCTCCGCCTCGAACGCGCGCATCAGGTCGTTGTGGACCTCGATCGCCTTCAGGTACGCCTCGCGCTCGGAGCAGCCCTCGCGCTCGGCGATCACCACCGGCAGGTTCATGTGCCGCCCGGGGGAGGCGAGTTCCTTGGTGTACGAGTAGAGGTCGTTGACGATCGTGGTCGCGTTGGAGGCGAGGCCGATCACCCGCTGCATCGCCGGCTGGGCGTGCAGGTCGATCGGCAGCTCGTAGCCGCCGACCGTGTCGGTGATGGTCGGACACGGCCGGAAGTTGTTGAACTGGCGCATCGCCAGGTACTCCCAGACCTCCGGGACGTGGTCCGTCTCCGCCCACGCCGCCTCGGCGAGGTAGCCGAGGTGCAGCCGGGCCATGTCGTGGCGGAAACGGTCCGCCTGGGACGGGGTGGCCGCCCGGTTGAAGTACTCCATCGCCGACCGGTACGCCCGGCGCGGCGGGTCGGCGGACAGCGACGCCTCCCACGGCGCCTGGTACTCGGCCGTGGTGTGCACCGGGTCCAGCGCGGTGTGCGCCATCAGCAGCCGGCCGCCGAGGCCGATCGGCGAACCGCCGTGGTCCTCGCAGTAGCAGTCGTCCACCGCGTTCTCGGCCGCCATCAGCCGGGTGGCGATCATCAGGTGGTCGATGGTGGGAGCGTCCGGGTGGCACGCCACCATGTACTTGCCGATCGAGAAGCCGTCGAACTGGTCCTCCCACTCCGGCGGGTAGAGCTCCACCTCCTCCAGCGCCCACTCCTTGATCCGGCGGCCGACCTCGGCCACCCGCAGCGCGTCCGGCTCCGGCACCGGGTGGTAGTACAGGCC from Kitasatospora terrestris includes the following:
- a CDS encoding helix-turn-helix transcriptional regulator, translating into MNTDWRLVRGRPGPALADAVLGYRAFDLTLDRVQRRLEVPVGAVTLVANLGRGTLRIGRPGESGDWSSADSFAVGPRTRAVIGEHNGVMRGIEVNLTSWFARTVLGVHLGELRDRQVELDQLLGRRWRHLEEQLAELPTSQARFTLLDRHLLRLRAAGPEPAPQLRAAWRHLLRGTTPTTVAALAHEVGWSPRSLELRFAEHIGLTPKSAARVTRLARTLRMLTAGHPLSTASTACGFYDQAHLNREFRALTGGTPREFLHHRRTPGRHLDRLPGWVTSALLP
- a CDS encoding NAD(P)/FAD-dependent oxidoreductase; the protein is MPSAPPAPAVPHVKVAVIGSGFGGLGAGVRLRRAGITDFVILERADAVGGTWRDNSYPGCACDVPSHLYSFSFAPNPDWPRSFSGQPHIRAYLEKVATDFGLRPHLRFNAEVTEARWDNATARWQITTAAGRWTAEALVSATGPLADPQIPALPGLDAFPGKVFHSSRWDHDYDLAGKRVAVVGTGASAIQIVPNIQPEVGKLTVFQRTPAWVLPRADRRIPAVERALHRALPFTRTLRRGILFGVRELQVDAFVRRPRLLAAVQQIAEWHIGRSVKDPALKTKLTPDYRIGCKRILISNDYYPALAAANTEVVAAGLREVRGSTLVATDGTEHEVDAIVFGTGFHVTDMPIGSRITGAAGRSLAEEWKDGMTALRGTTVHGFPNLFLVIGPNTGLGNSSMILMIESQLNYIIDALTRLDGLGAAALHPTPDAQRSWTEDVQRRMRTTVWETGGCTSWYQDAQGRNTTVWPGTTGHFRRATRRIDPAEYELVPHPAAVPAQAEARAQEVGA
- a CDS encoding alpha/beta hydrolase, with amino-acid sequence MSTTQLRSAAGTRLHVETSGPQDAPTVVLVHGWACSTGFWAPVVQRLAQDHRVVAYDQRGHGRSEAAPSAAGCSTDALADDLVTVLGATVPAGQRAVIAGHSMGGMTLMAAADRPELREKAAALLLASTGSGNLAAEARVLPVPGRAARRAAHRALLTAALPLGPVNAASRALVKYAVMGPGAAPAEVEQCARIVHGTARVPRSHWGRVLAGLELDRNVPKLDVPTSVLYGTRDRMTPPPHAHRLHAALPRPERLVELPSIGHMSPVESPDAVAAEIRRLVADHLTAPHRPTAAAPTRPRSEQGRAAR
- a CDS encoding SDR family oxidoreductase, coding for MTRTPPLSDQVAVVTGAARGVGALLAQRLAARGAKVALVGLEPDELATVARTCGPDATSWEADVTDLETLAAVADAIRAHYGRIDTVVANAGIALGGPLLDADHRMFSRVIEVNLLGSVATARAFLPALIDSGGYLLQVASLAALTPAPLMTAYCASKAGVESFAHALRAETGHKGVKVGVGYLSWTDTDMVRGADRDEVLREMRARLPWPANKTYPLEPAVERIVAGIARRSPHVYAQWWLRGMQAVRGAVPGVLGRLGPREVARLEPRLAATAADRLRPVGAGGAAGAGGSAVGAATDGSA
- a CDS encoding geranyl diphosphate 2-C-methyltransferase gives rise to the protein MTMTDLSAAAIPGPATPYQGDIARYWDHEARPVNLRLGDVDGLYHHHYGIGEVDHASLGDPEDSEHEKKVVAELHRLESAQAEVLLDHLGPIGRDDTLLDAGCGRGGSSVMAHQRFGCKVEGVTLSAKQAEFGNRRARELGIDGSVRAQVCNMLDTPFEKGQMAASWNNESSMYVDLDDLFAEHSRLLRVGGRYVTITGCWNPKYGQPSKWVSQINAHFECNIHSRREYLRAMADNRLVPQAVIDLTPDTLPYWELRATSSLVTGIEEAFLESYKDGSFQYVLIAADRV